The genomic window ttacAGTATCCAGATGAACCACCTCGGATTAGTCTGATTGAATCCAAGGGTCTTGACGAGCAAAGGCAAAAGCTTTTGATTGGCATAGTGCAAGAGAAAGCTTCTCAACTATCATCTTCTTTAATGCTTGTAGAACTTTGTGAGGTAACTactctatatattttcttctattctaCTGTACTGTATGTGGAGCAATTCTCCTTCATTGCACCATGCTACTGCAAATCTCAGAATGTGACTTCTTTTCCTTGATGAAAAATAATCGACTGGTAGATTTAGTGTAATTAAAAGGAAATAAGTCGTATGCAGAAGAAAAAGTAGAGTTTTCTGAATCACGAGCAGACGATGTGTGTATGTGCGTGGATTTACATATGCAATCTTGATTAAGATTAGAATGTCATGTAGTgtatactaaaaatatatgtttctaGGAAGCAGTGGAGAGGCTCACAATTATGAATCACCCGGAGGGAGATTGTCCACTGTGTTTGTATCCGTTATTCCCTGAGGATGGCGGGAGTAAACAAATGCCATTTATGAAGCTGATGTCTTGTTTTCATTGTTTCCACTGGTAATGAATAGTTAGCCTCAGTTACAATTCTCTTTCTTATGTTGGGATTGTATTCCAAATGTTTAAGGTGTCTAATTGTTCTTTAATGATTTCAAGTGATCAGTGAGTGCATCATTAGGTGGTGGAATTGGCTTCATGCACAGGAAGAGGCTGATTCGAAATCTGGTGACACTTTACATATGCGTAGAGGATCAACTGCTCGAGAAGGTTTGTATCATAAGGTCTTTTTTTGACGGAAACTACTGAAAAAGTAATCTGAATGAACAAGTATTGCAGGTAATTCTGGATCAGCAGATAAAAGCTTGGGAAACTGTCCAGTGTGCCGCAAAATTTTTCACTCGAGTGACATTGAACATGTTCTTGACTTAGTTGGTGCTCAATCATCTCTACAGGTGAGTGAGCCATCAACTTCGGATTCAATCCAGTGCCTTTCATTGATCTAACCCCTCAATTCACAATTTGGCTTACACGTAGGACTCTAGTTTAATACCAGGCAAGGACCAAGACCCGCTGCTCCAGTCAGATTCAGAGAACATAAGAAGAGAGCGGTTTGAGTCTATTCTAAAGACGCAGGAAGAAAAGGGTGGTTTGGTTCAACCGAAGAAAAACATATCGGTGGTGCCCGGTATGTATCTTCCTCCACCAGCTCATGCATCAACGTCacgaaacgaagaagaagaagctggtgAAAGCCAAGAACAAGGAGAAGAGGAACCCAAAGAAGCTGAATCAGAGACAAACTCTAGCAGCTCCACCAACAGGAGAGGTCGAGGGAGATGGAGAGGCAGAGGCAGAAGCAGAGGCCGGGGACCTACTGTCAATGAAAGGAAGCCGAATTCGCAAGATCCAAGAAAACCGACGAGACAATGGGTGCAGAGAGCCAGAGAAGGAGACAAATAATTTATGCTAATCTTGTGTGATacatcaaactcaaactcaaacacaagatatatatatattgtgagCATATTACCAACGAAAATACATTTCTGTGAGCATATTTGTTTCTGATAAAGTAGCTTTAGGAAAATAGCAAgtacaaaaatacaaaccgctttaaaaaaaaagatggtgtCGTCTCATAATTGGGCCTCACTATCAATTGGGCTTGGGCTTAATatcttactttcttttttttttcgtcaaagTGTTAATTAAGTTCATACTTCATAACTACTCATACCTCAACCGGTTTATGATCTGAGTGGGCATTACAAATATTTGGCTTAACCGGTTCCGAGCCATTTGTAATTTCCGAGTATCTACATCGCCGGCGATTGATTCTGCTCATCTTTTCGATGCCCTCTCCGTCTGCAGTCGCCGATCTCTTGGCCGCTCTTGCTTACAGGCTTCAGAACGGAGATGAATtattcgaagaagaagaagaagcggaaGAGTCTACTTCTTCTATGGGACTAGCTATCTCGGAGCTTAACCGATCTCTGACTCTGGATATCGGCTGCGAGGATTCTGGGGTCAGGGTTGTGGACGCAGCGTTATCTATAATGTGCTTCAAGGCACCTCAGGTTAGTATCATATCTATCCTGGACTTGCATTGTTTCTACGTAGCTGAGTTCTTACTTGTGAgtgattttcttattaaaattcAGGTTTTTGATTCGGCAATTGAGTTTATGGTACGAACAATTGTTTGCGCCTTATCATCTTCAAGCAATTGTAAGGTAATTAGGTATCGAAACGAGGAAACATTACAGTTTGGGAGCTCCAATTTACCTGGCTGCTCTGAAGAATTGATCGAAATCTCTAAGGATATTATTGAGAAACTGTGGGGAAATGGTGCGTTTGATTTAGCTTATCCTAGAGTTATCTGaagattttaacttttgtttgttctctcATATTTTTCTGACTTGGAAATGTTCATAGGAAGATTGGCTACATTGTTATTCGAAGCTGTTGTAAGGTCAGCAGCCTCAACATGTAAGATCAGCAGTTTCAACGCGCATGGAAAGCTTATGGATGGAAGAAATAGGGCTGTCTCGAAGCTTCTTGCTTACTTACCGGGAGAATCATCTATAGAGAACCACAAGATACCTCTGAGGTTTGACCTCTTGTACTGTTTCTGTTCCAAGCTATGTTAGTCTGCATTTTCCATATTACTCAAGAAGCCACAGCTTCTGAGATGTTTGCTCTCTTGTTTCAGAAAAAGGTAGACCGGTCTGACACTTTTTGATGATCAGGATTCTTTTCTGGTATCGAGATCCATTGTCTTTGAAGGTAGATGTTTCCAGAATCTTGAAAGAGGTGGTGGAAAGGCCTTTCCTTTGTGTAAAAAGGGAGCTTTTCGAGAGGGGGGAGTGGCGCGATATTGTCATCTGCCTAGCGATATCTCCTACTATGTTTATCAACACTAGATCACTCTTACATAAATGGCTTTTGCTTACGTGAGTTCCTATCCAATTGGTGTCATGTAAATCTACAATAATAGACATGTGTAATCTTATGCGTTGTGATCTCTAGTTTTCCATCTTTCTTGCTTTCTGATgcaatttctttctttacgCCAGGGGACTTGCTTCTGTTTTTGAAGTACTTGCTGGTTTGGCCTCTGCAATAATGGATACAATTTCAAGGCCATCGTTGTGGGGTATACCAATGGAACTAGCTTCCATGTTGCCATTTTCTGATACATACTTTCCTTTCCAGTGTCAATTTCTGAGAATCTTGGCGGGTCCTCTCAGTTCCAAGTCCCTCCTAATGTTAGCTCATACTGTCAGTAAAGCGTCTGCTGTCCCTGGGCAACAACAACGGGATACTAATTGTAAGCCTACTCCAATAAAAGTTCAAGCATTAGATGACAAAACCGAATGGTAACTTTACATAAAATGCAAATTGATACCCTCAGATttgatctatttatatatacgtGCGTGTGAGTGGTTTTTGAATGATGTTGTATCTTCTGGCAGGGCTTTGGCTATTAACTTCCCAGATTGGTTCTATTTTGCATCTGCTATGCTCTTCTCAGAAGGAAAGTCGTTTGAAAATATCCACCATATATGCGCTTCAAAAGTGGCTGACTGTAGACAAGTATGTGATGTAGAAGATCTCTCCATTGCTGCGGCTACATACATTTCTTGGATTCTAAACCCTGGAAGTGGAACCATTCAAGAGTCAGTAAGTAAGTCTCTCATTAGAGTCTCAGAGATATGTATCAGTAAAAGTTGCGGCTCAGAAGCATATCGTACTGAGACTATAACTGgcaagagaaagaaaccaGATAGGCTCGTTTCTGGCAAAATAAATGCTTCCAGTATTGTGGAAGACCTATTGAgagaatttgaaaacaatatcACCAATTCAGTTTCTTATGATTTGGATTCTCGGAAAACGCATCCATCTTTCAGCTCTGGCCTCCAAAACAATTTGTTGGTAAGAAGAGTTGTGGTTGGCGTTCTGTTTGGTTCTCCATATTCAGTAACAGATGAGGAGTATGAACTGGTATTACACTATGCAGCAACTGGGAAAATTCTTGACTTTAAGAAATCACGGAGTACCGGATTCAAACAAGGAAAGAAATTCTCTAGAATATCTGCTTTACTGTCGAATGAAATTACCAAGGAGGAGGCTACAGAAGGCACACTTCTTGTTTTCAACTTAACTGACACTTTGGAGAGTATGTGTGTATCAAGTTTTGAGGCCAAAGAGGACGCAGAGAAGTTTATTAACCATTTTAAGCTGAGATCCAGCAAGTACTTGGTCAAATGCATAGATCGCCTGATACAACTTCACTGTACACAAGATGGAGATCCAATACTAAGTGACATTAATATCAGACTGCTGCAATGGACAGTAAAAGGACTAGAAGATCCACATTTTAACAAAGTTCTTGATGATATCGCTGCTAAGTTGGCCTGCATATTCTCGCGCGTGTAACTGTCACCATATAGCCTGACTTGTGTCATATTTGGTGGTACACTAATTTTTGGGAAAATGGTGATCAAATGTGAACTGTTCAAAGCACTCGCACGACTGGTATGAGGATATAACTGGTGTACAGGTAATTGTAATTGATTGGTCTAATTTCTAATACAGTAACACAATCATAAGTGATAAGCCGGTTTAGTCGTCAAAGTAGCAACATTCTTGGCTAAATTTGAGTTGGATGTCTGAATGTCTTTGGTATCAGTGTAATGGTTATCTATAATATGTTGCCACCGCTAAATATGATCTAGTACACTAGTTTGTTTAGAGCCTAAAGTTTTTTATGTTGGTGGCTATCATATGTTATCATCAAGGGAGCTTTATGTTTAATATATTACTCTACATGGGTGATGAGACATTTGAcctgcatttttttttcataatactGTTAAATTTTTTGTGATCATAATAACATATTACCTTCATCCTTTCTATTTCAGCTCCACAACTGAAATTATTTGATCTGCCTGGACTGGACCAGAGAATTGTGGACAATTCAATGGTGAGCCTTGAAAGCACTTGATGCCTTATTCAATGGTGAGCCTTGGAACCACTTGATGCCTTTGCCATGCTCTCTTAATTCCACTTGATAACCACAAAACAATAACCGGATTTCCTGCTGAAAAGGGTAATGTAGATTCATTATCATGATTTGCTCTCTATGTTCAAATAGTCATTTGTTTCTTAGATCTCTTGGCTAATTATGCGCAAAAACACAATTAGCCAGGGCATCTGAGTTTCGTCATCCCAAGCCCCTGAGAGTTGCAAAAGGAGTATGATCCAGAGAAGTGAGTTATTGTGAGTACATGTACTTGGGTTTTGCCTTTTAGGCTTTTAATCATGTTGTTAAATATTTCTTATTGAATCAGTTGGTTTCAGACCTTGTATGCTTAAAATAGTCATTACGTTGACATCAGATAAGTTGAATAGACACCTTTGGAGATGGAAGCCAGCCAGGTCTAGGCTTTCATATGGAAAGAGCTATTAAgagatatttattttccaatattttttgtttgtttccgtGGTATGGATCTTTTATCCTCAAACAGTAAAGGGATAAAGACAAGAGGGGACATGGGAGAGATTCTGTCTATTAGGCTCGGGGAGGGACACAAGGcaagaagaagacacagaGCAGATCCGGTAAATCCTGATTTTACAAAACCATGTGGTTTCACTTTCAGACAAGAAATGAAGAGTTGTCAGATGTGAACTCGAGAGAGAATCCGATGGAGACAAGACCCCACCCACTTGGAATTGAAGATCATATCAAAGCTTTTAGTAAATCATCACTACAGAGATTCTAGTTTATTGCTTACAGTTAACTATGCTTTCTTCCGAGTTTTCTTCATATTCTCGCCAAACCCAATACATAAATCACAAACTCTATAAAACAACTAAAAGGAATGCCTACACCATCGCCGAGATAAGAACATGTTAGAGGTTATATCACGTTTAACCGTAAGATCTTAGCGACTCCCTCAGTTTCAAAACTTTGTTTATATACATTCTCCTTgtaataaatagaaatgtaTCCAACACTTTCTTGGTAAAAAAGGAACATTACAATAACTGACCTCACAATTGTTACTGTAAACTCTGTAAgcatatcaatatatatatatatataatatataatgtcCTATTTGATAGAGTATGAGCGAGTGCATACCGTTTGAAGAGACTCCATGAACAAAGCAGAGAAACTTGTTAAAGATTGGAACACACCAGGCAACCCTGTCTGCAGATTATTCAAAGTCATGGCTCTTGTCACTTCTATTGCCTTTGAGTATTTCACCATCTCTTCCTCAACTCTCCTTTGGCAAACCGCAAGCTCTGACTTTTTATCGCTTAACGGGTCTCGAGCGTCTAACATGTGTTGGTTATCGGGTCCTGACTCTGGTAAACCGACACCAACCATTGAGTATGACTGGTAGTATTTTCTCTCTAGGTTTCTAACCGACGAAGCCTTCTTCTCAAGCTCTTTTGATGCTGATtctgttcttttctttatcttgtGTTCATCGGCTTGTTTTGCGGATATCACGTGTACAACGTTGATGAAGCTCTTGATTGCCTCAGATGCAACTGTATCGGGAATACGATCTAGAGCGAGTTTCCACTCATCGCAGAAGGCGTAAGCATCGAGCGGCTCTTTGTGATGATTGGCGGCGTCTTCTTGGCAAACCGGAAGAAGGGTCAGCTTGAACCAGGCGTGAACTGAGTGTATGAAGTCACGTTGGAATTTAATCAAACTACTGAAACTGGAGTGCCAAGAAGAGACAGCTGATTCCAAGTCACGTGTAGCTTGTCGGTGTAGCTCAGATGTTGATTCGCCTTTGCCCGATCTGTTAATGAGCCCCCGGACTTGCTCCACGATGCTGTTCTGAGTCTCATGGTATTGATGCATAGATTTCCACATGTACATAAAGCTGCATCCGGTGGAAAACAAACCCAAAGATTAATGTCTCCAAAGGTCAAAATTAAtgtcttgttttgattttgtttaacaaaatgtCCAGAGACTCGAATTGATTACAGAATTCACATGATGAATACCAGAAACCAGAAGACATTCATTTCTGGCAAAACTAGAAATTAGTCAGTACGCCTAACCAACAATGTTATTGCCTCTCAACTAATTACCAATTTCAGCAACTTACTATAAAACTTTCACAGGATAAGctataaaacttaaaaagctAAGAAATAAATTGTAACAATTGACAAGAGAGGTAAGAGACCTTTTTGTCTCACTCTAAGCATATCAAGGACCACAGAATTCTAAAACGCATGGGCTCATAATTGTTCACCTACTTATTGAGTCCACAAgattctttcaaaaatatgaaaagtaGGTGGCAATGAATAATAATACTATACTGAATTTAAGAAACCAAATGGGTAAAGAATAATGATTGCTTGCCAAAAATGTCAGATTCAAGAAAACTGTTGGATCACAAGATAACATCAGCATCTGGTGATTCagttatatatagagagaaaactTACCCATGACAGAGCTCAACGAGTTGTGGAACAAGGTCAGTATCACGAAGACGGATGATGGCAGTAGATGTGGTAGTAACAGCTTGAGAAGTAACAATGATCAGTGACTGTAACCTCGTTATAGAGGCCTTTGTCTTGTCTAACTTAGCTTCATCCTCCCCTTTATATTCTTGGCTTTGAAGCTGTGATAACTTCTTCTCATGCTCAATCTTGAAACCTTCTCTAGCCTGGAAAAAGAAATCATCAGCTACCAACAATCAATTGTTAAATTTCATAAAAGGAAAAACCTTTGATTTGGACAAACTGTAAAAGACCTTAATTTCTTCATAAAGCTTCTTCTCCCATGCCAAGAGACGGTCAAGAGTGGAACAAAGGCTCTTCGAACTGTTCGGTTGATCCAGCGCAGTCGTGTCTATCCTATACTTGACTGCCAATGGCGGCTTCGAGGTCCATGTCGAGCTCAAGTTGCTTAATAAACTACTCGAATGAATCACCGTttctaataaacaaaattcacaatGTCACAAACTCAATTTCATAAAAGCAGGATAATCCAAgttatcaaagaaagaaaacagaacgaACAATAGAACTCACTCTTCAATTGGCTGAAACTACGATCGAGCTCAGCTCTGCCAAGCTCGAGCATCTGAGAGACTTGCTCCCCTGAGGCAGCAGCCTTATCGAAATTTTCCTTAATGGCATCGATGATTTCTTTCAAATCCCTATGCCTAACTACCATCTTCATGTCAGCGATATCTCCTCCGCCTCTATAGCTACCAGAAGATATCGTAGCATCATCTGCTTTATCATATTTACTTTGTTCAGCGCCGCCGTATACTTGCGGCATTGGTGAAGGTTGTTGATGATGCCGTCTCATCGAATTACTTCTCACCGTAGATCCAAACTCGGAGCGTGTCCCGACCTCGGAAATTGATTCtctatcatcatcttcttcctcttcctccgcTGCGTCCGAGGAGCTCGTGGTGCTGTAATGATCGTGATCCTCCCATTCACTACACTGTACTTCCTCTCTCTCCGTCTCCGTCTCTTCCTCCACCTGATTTCTCATTGATTCGAACTGCTTCTGCTTTTGCTTCCTCGTGTCGAAGAAATCATACTCTGACCTCACTGTTTCCGTATCCTCGTCGTTGAATCGATTATCGGAgttatgtttcttctcttgagCCTTCCTGTTGAAGAATTCGGAATCGGGAGGAGAAGGAGGGTAGAAATTCTCCCAGTTCCAGACGGAGGAGGCATGAGAAGGAGTAGCGGAGTAAGTAGAGTTCTGATAAGCACTGGGATACAAATTGGGCATGAAATTGGATCTCTCACTtctcggagaagaagaaggacttGACTCCGAGAGAATATGAGGCAGTCTAGGTTTTGGTTGCTGTTTCCGGCGTCGATTGGAAGAGGTGGACATGACTGAAGGCTGCTTAGAACTGGCGACGGAAGGAGACGTCGAAGGAGGATAAACAGAAGAAGGAGCAGGCGACGGCGAAAAACGTGGAGGGACAAATTTAGCCGGAGATTGTTCAGAAAGCGGAGGAGGGGGAGTATGGAGGAAAACAGCCGGAGTTTGATCAGATACAGAGAGAGGCTCACCGGAGGCGAATGAGGAAAG from Arabidopsis thaliana chromosome 3, partial sequence includes these protein-coding regions:
- a CDS encoding RWD domain-containing protein (RWD domain-containing protein; FUNCTIONS IN: zinc ion binding; EXPRESSED IN: 24 plant structures; EXPRESSED DURING: 15 growth stages; CONTAINS InterPro DOMAIN/s: Ubiquitin-conjugating enzyme/RWD-like (InterPro:IPR016135), Zinc finger, RING-type (InterPro:IPR001841), RWD (InterPro:IPR006575); Has 305 Blast hits to 305 proteins in 89 species: Archae - 0; Bacteria - 0; Metazoa - 222; Fungi - 10; Plants - 42; Viruses - 0; Other Eukaryotes - 31 (source: NCBI BLink).), coding for MTEEEVAMEVEALEAVYSEDCVILDSYPPHLHLHIKPRTAEISSQQFVEAVVRFQAGSKYPDEPPRISLIESKGLDEQRQKLLIGIVQEKASQLSSSLMLVELCEEAVERLTIMNHPEGDCPLCLYPLFPEDGGSKQMPFMKLMSCFHCFHCECIIRWWNWLHAQEEADSKSGDTLHMRRGSTAREGNSGSADKSLGNCPVCRKIFHSSDIEHVLDLVGAQSSLQDSSLIPGKDQDPLLQSDSENIRRERFESILKTQEEKGGLVQPKKNISVVPGMYLPPPAHASTSRNEEEEAGESQEQGEEEPKEAESETNSSSSTNRRGRGRWRGRGRSRGRGPTVNERKPNSQDPRKPTRQWVQRAREGDK
- a CDS encoding RWD domain-containing protein (RWD domain-containing protein; FUNCTIONS IN: zinc ion binding; EXPRESSED IN: 24 plant structures; EXPRESSED DURING: 15 growth stages; CONTAINS InterPro DOMAIN/s: Ubiquitin-conjugating enzyme/RWD-like (InterPro:IPR016135), Zinc finger, RING-type (InterPro:IPR001841), RWD (InterPro:IPR006575).) produces the protein MTEEEVAMEVEALEAVYSEDCVILDSYPPHLHLHIKPRTAEISSQQVFFSPQFFFFFFGCKNSFVEAVVRFQAGSKYPDEPPRISLIESKGLDEQRQKLLIGIVQEKASQLSSSLMLVELCEEAVERLTIMNHPEGDCPLCLYPLFPEDGGSKQMPFMKLMSCFHCFHCECIIRWWNWLHAQEEADSKSGDTLHMRRGSTAREGNSGSADKSLGNCPVCRKIFHSSDIEHVLDLVGAQSSLQDSSLIPGKDQDPLLQSDSENIRRERFESILKTQEEKGGLVQPKKNISVVPGMYLPPPAHASTSRNEEEEAGESQEQGEEEPKEAESETNSSSSTNRRGRGRWRGRGRSRGRGPTVNERKPNSQDPRKPTRQWVQRAREGDK
- a CDS encoding acyl-CoA synthetase family protein (unknown protein; Has 22 Blast hits to 18 proteins in 9 species: Archae - 0; Bacteria - 0; Metazoa - 0; Fungi - 0; Plants - 22; Viruses - 0; Other Eukaryotes - 0 (source: NCBI BLink).); the encoded protein is MPSPSAVADLLAALAYRLQNGDELFEEEEEAEESTSSMGLAISELNRSLTLDIGCEDSGVRVVDAALSIMCFKAPQVFDSAIEFMVRTIVCALSSSSNCKVIRYRNEETLQFGSSNLPGCSEELIEISKDIIEKLWGNGRLATLLFEAVVRSAASTCKISSFNAHGKLMDGRNRAVSKLLAYLPGESSIENHKIPLRILFWYRDPLSLKVDVSRILKEVVERPFLCVKRELFERGEWRDIVICLAISPTMFINTRSLLHKWLLLTGLASVFEVLAGLASAIMDTISRPSLWGIPMELASMLPFSDTYFPFQCQFLRILAGPLSSKSLLMLAHTVSKASAVPGQQQRDTNCKPTPIKVQALDDKTEWALAINFPDWFYFASAMLFSEGKSFENIHHICASKVADCRQVCDVEDLSIAAATYISWILNPGSGTIQESVSKSLIRVSEICISKSCGSEAYRTETITGKRKKPDRLVSGKINASSIVEDLLREFENNITNSVSYDLDSRKTHPSFSSGLQNNLLVRRVVVGVLFGSPYSVTDEEYELVLHYAATGKILDFKKSRSTGFKQGKKFSRISALLSNEITKEEATEGTLLVFNLTDTLESMCVSSFEAKEDAEKFINHFKLRSSKYLVKCIDRLIQLHCTQDGDPILSDINIRLLQWTVKGLEDPHFNKVLDDIAAKLACIFSRV
- a CDS encoding bZIP domain class transcription factor (DUF630 and DUF632) (Protein of unknown function (DUF630 and DUF632); CONTAINS InterPro DOMAIN/s: Protein of unknown function DUF630 (InterPro:IPR006868), Protein of unknown function DUF632 (InterPro:IPR006867); BEST Arabidopsis thaliana protein match is: Protein of unknown function (DUF630 and DUF632) (TAIR:AT1G02110.1); Has 6322 Blast hits to 3163 proteins in 311 species: Archae - 2; Bacteria - 139; Metazoa - 1165; Fungi - 535; Plants - 1058; Viruses - 107; Other Eukaryotes - 3316 (source: NCBI BLink).), coding for MGCAASKLDNEDAVRRCKDRRRLMKEAVYARHHLAAAHADYCRSLRITGSALSSFASGEPLSVSDQTPAVFLHTPPPPLSEQSPAKFVPPRFSPSPAPSSVYPPSTSPSVASSKQPSVMSTSSNRRRKQQPKPRLPHILSESSPSSSPRSERSNFMPNLYPSAYQNSTYSATPSHASSVWNWENFYPPSPPDSEFFNRKAQEKKHNSDNRFNDEDTETVRSEYDFFDTRKQKQKQFESMRNQVEEETETEREEVQCSEWEDHDHYSTTSSSDAAEEEEEDDDRESISEVGTRSEFGSTVRSNSMRRHHQQPSPMPQVYGGAEQSKYDKADDATISSGSYRGGGDIADMKMVVRHRDLKEIIDAIKENFDKAAASGEQVSQMLELGRAELDRSFSQLKKTVIHSSSLLSNLSSTWTSKPPLAVKYRIDTTALDQPNSSKSLCSTLDRLLAWEKKLYEEIKAREGFKIEHEKKLSQLQSQEYKGEDEAKLDKTKASITRLQSLIIVTSQAVTTTSTAIIRLRDTDLVPQLVELCHGFMYMWKSMHQYHETQNSIVEQVRGLINRSGKGESTSELHRQATRDLESAVSSWHSSFSSLIKFQRDFIHSVHAWFKLTLLPVCQEDAANHHKEPLDAYAFCDEWKLALDRIPDTVASEAIKSFINVVHVISAKQADEHKIKKRTESASKELEKKASSVRNLERKYYQSYSMVGVGLPESGPDNQHMLDARDPLSDKKSELAVCQRRVEEEMVKYSKAIEVTRAMTLNNLQTGLPGVFQSLTSFSALFMESLQTVCTRSYSIK